The Coffea arabica cultivar ET-39 chromosome 10e, Coffea Arabica ET-39 HiFi, whole genome shotgun sequence region ACTTTGCGTCAGAATTTGAAATCAACAGGGGACCTTTCATGCTTCTTGTTTTGTTAAAAGGATAAACCCAAATTTTCAAATTCCCGGCATGTATTTAAATTCACCCACAGAAATGTTGCAGTATTGTTCACATTGAAAATAATATCAACTTCAATAAGAAATTGCCATGGACAAATAAACTTAATTGCAAGGGATATACTTATTCAAATTTGCTTTAGCAAGCCAAACTTCAGCATTGTACATCATAATTGTAAGAAACTCATCTTAACAACTGTCTGGAAGTTGAGTTATGATAAGCATAACTACATAGAATCTGCACTCATATAATACCATTTGCTTTTAACTAACACAAATGCAAACAATTGCATGTAATTCGTCAACTGTACCAGGAAAACATTATAAAGTGGAAATATAAAATGACAGATCAAATCATCCCATATCACTGGCAACAAATTATTGCATTGAAACTATTTATCTCATCAATGCCAACCACCAGAAACATAGAAAAGTTTCAACAGAAAATTGTACACACCAATAGCTGGATTGGtcatttcatttttcagctcCTCCATGCTCTTAGTATCTTTGGCCATCTGCTCACTTTTAGATGATTGGATATCACTCACTTCGTCTTTGTTTGCATTACTCAGAATATTATTGTTATCTGCCAGCATGTTGGGTAAAGATCTTGCAATCCTGGAAACTTCTTTAGACCGGATACTAGTTGCAGGAATATCAATATGGCTGGATACAGTTCTCAACTTCCTACTTAAGTTATCATCTGACAGTTTCACCTGAAAAGACTTGTTTTCTGATGAGCCGAGCATGGTACCAGGAATGAAAGAGTCATTTACTTCTTCAGTTTGTACCTGCAAACATGGTGGATCACCTTCTTTCTCATTATAATCTGGAGAAATAGGCTCCTCTAGATGTCTGACTGAACTAGGGTtgaaatcatcaaaatcaccaaAAAGCAATTGCTCTTCTTCTGAAATTTCTGATGTTAACATGTTTAGTTGGATAGGATCAACCACATGCTTGACAGGGGGCTCACACTTGCTGATTTGATCTGCTCCACAGAGAGTTTTTTCAACCACAGCTTGAGAAGTAGAGATGGTAAAAATGCGTGGTGACTCAATGTCCTCAGCAGAAGCATAGACAGGTTGGAGAGTGATCATCTGTGAATAGGTTTCAGTGAGTACACCATTCTCCATGGAGCATGATGAAGTTGTCTTATCATCAATGGAGAAAAAACAATCACTTTGGTTTTCCAAAAGCTCTTGAGTGCTTGAAGTTTCATTTGCATTTGCATCACTTGAAGATTTAGAGTTCCCCTCACAGACCAAACCAGTTGTCTGCACTGTTTCAGCAAAGACATGTTCAGATCCTCTGCTGGAAAGACGCAGAGCACCATGACCCTGTTTGTTTGAGTCATCCAACTCCAAAGTTGAGCTCACTGAAGTTTCACAGTAAAGAAAAGATAGGTCATCTCTATTCCCATCTGTTGCAAAACCTGAGTTACTGAAACCACCCTGCATCTCTTTATTGCCGGGACAGTCTTCAAGGTTAACAGAATCTTGAATTTTGGATTCATTACTAGCAATGTCAGAGATGACATCAATCATGCTTGCACTTGCACCTGTATCATTTGCCGATATCTTATCAGTGTTGCTTGCCAATCTCAAATAGGGCTCATCAACTTCAACCGAAGATGTTCCAATCACATCTTCTGCTGTTATACATGACATCTCTACACTGGTTTCCACAACTGGCCCCTCTGATTTTGTAGGCATACATTTAACTCTACCACCTTCTTCACCATTGGCAAAACTAAATTCACTCAGCAAGATGCTATCAGTCAGATTATTTCCATTGGCAAGAGATTCCACATTGTTATCTCTATCCTGAGTCATCAATACCTTACAATCAATAGCCTCTGATTTGACTTGAGAAGATGGCCGTAAAGCACTATCTTTCCTCCGCCTGGGGGAGGCAAGATTGGTAGACCACTTAACCTCCAAGAGATCTGCTGCAATCTCAGCTCGTTCCAATGACTCCGACCTAACAACACCAGCAAcatcttcatcctttggcaaattaccctttttaaacgacttccTCCCAAAAACAAATCCCAAAATACGAGATCGTCGAGAATTGGTCCTTGATATGACATTCCGATTACCTAAATCAATCTCAGTAACTGACTCTGACTGATAAGCATCAA contains the following coding sequences:
- the LOC113712269 gene encoding phosphatidate phosphatase PAH2 isoform X1, encoding MKAVGKVGSFLSRSVYTVSGPFHPFGGAVDIIVVEQQDGSFKSSPWYVRFGKFQGVLKAKEKVVGISVNGVEADFHMYLDHKGEAYFLKEVDVGEEDTLPSPSSSGEDTDGQSNDRRALEAKSCNFDAYQSESVTEIDLGNRNVISRTNSRRSRILGFVFGRKSFKKGNLPKDEDVAGVVRSESLERAEIAADLLEVKWSTNLASPRRRKDSALRPSSQVKSEAIDCKVLMTQDRDNNVESLANGNNLTDSILLSEFSFANGEEGGRVKCMPTKSEGPVVETSVEMSCITAEDVIGTSSVEVDEPYLRLASNTDKISANDTGASASMIDVISDIASNESKIQDSVNLEDCPGNKEMQGGFSNSGFATDGNRDDLSFLYCETSVSSTLELDDSNKQGHGALRLSSRGSEHVFAETVQTTGLVCEGNSKSSSDANANETSSTQELLENQSDCFFSIDDKTTSSCSMENGVLTETYSQMITLQPVYASAEDIESPRIFTISTSQAVVEKTLCGADQISKCEPPVKHVVDPIQLNMLTSEISEEEQLLFGDFDDFNPSSVRHLEEPISPDYNEKEGDPPCLQVQTEEVNDSFIPGTMLGSSENKSFQVKLSDDNLSRKLRTVSSHIDIPATSIRSKEVSRIARSLPNMLADNNNILSNANKDEVSDIQSSKSEQMAKDTKSMEELKNEMTNPAIDTTKRKIGIEDGEDLPKRKVTKKKTRLITPTSEQLASLNLNGGRNSIVFTFSTPMLGKQQVDARIYLWKWDTRVVISDVDGTITRSDLLGQFMPLVGVDWSQTGVAHLFSAIKENGYQLLFLSARAISQAYNTRQFLLNLKQDGKVLPEGPVVISPDGLFPSLYREVVRRAPHEFKIACLEEIKALFPPDRNPFYAGFGNRDTDEISYLKVGIPKGKIFIINPKGEIVVNRRVDTKSYTSLHALVHDMFPPMSSSEQEDYNSWNYWKLPPPAIDI
- the LOC113712269 gene encoding phosphatidate phosphatase PAH2 isoform X2, encoding MKAVGKVGSFLSRSVYTVSGPFHPFGGAVDIIVVEQQDGSFKSSPWYVRFGKFQGVLKAKEKVVGISVNGVEADFHMYLDHKGEAYFLKEVDVGEEDTLPSPSSSGEDTDGQSNDRRALEAKSCNFDAYQSESVTEIDLGNRNVISRTNSRRSRILGFVFGRKSFKKGNLPKDEDVAGVVRSESLERAEIAADLLEVKWSTNLASPRRRKDSALRPSSQVKSEAIDCKVLMTQDRDNNVESLANGNNLTDSILLSEFSFANGEEGGRVKCMPTKSEGPVVETSVEMSCITAEDVIGTSSVEVDEPYLRLASNTDKISANDTGASASMIDVISDIASNESKIQDSVNLEDCPGNKEMQGGFSNSGFATDGNRDDLSFLYCETSVSSTLELDDSNKQGHGALRLSSRGSEHVFAETVQTTGLVCEGNSKSSSDANANETSSTQELLENQSDCFFSIDDKTTSSCSMENGVLTETYSQMITLQPVYASAEDIESPRIFTISTSQAVVEKTLCGADQISKCEPPVKHVVDPIQLNMLTSEISEEEQLLFGDFDDFNPSSVRHLEEPISPDYNEKEGDPPCLQVKLSDDNLSRKLRTVSSHIDIPATSIRSKEVSRIARSLPNMLADNNNILSNANKDEVSDIQSSKSEQMAKDTKSMEELKNEMTNPAIDTTKRKIGIEDGEDLPKRKVTKKKTRLITPTSEQLASLNLNGGRNSIVFTFSTPMLGKQQVDARIYLWKWDTRVVISDVDGTITRSDLLGQFMPLVGVDWSQTGVAHLFSAIKENGYQLLFLSARAISQAYNTRQFLLNLKQDGKVLPEGPVVISPDGLFPSLYREVVRRAPHEFKIACLEEIKALFPPDRNPFYAGFGNRDTDEISYLKVGIPKGKIFIINPKGEIVVNRRVDTKSYTSLHALVHDMFPPMSSSEQEDYNSWNYWKLPPPAIDI
- the LOC113712269 gene encoding phosphatidate phosphatase PAH2 isoform X3 — protein: MKAVGKVGSFLSRSVYTVSGPFHPFGGAVDIIVVEQQDGSFKSSPWYVRFGKFQGVLKAKEKVVGISVNGVEADFHMYLDHKGEAYFLKEVDVGEEDTLPSPSSSGEDTDGQSNDRRALEAKSCNFDAYQSESVTEIDLGNRNVISRTNSRRSRILGFVFGRKSFKKGNLPKDEDVAGVVRSESLERAEIAADLLEVKWSTNLASPRRRKDSALRPSSQVKSEAIDCKVLMTQDRDNNVESLANGNNLTDSILLSEFSFANGEEGGRVKCMPTKSEGPVVETSVEMSCITAEDVIGTSSVEVDEPYLRLASNTDKISANDTGASASMIDVISDIASNESKIQDSVNLEDCPGNKEMQGGFSNSGFATDGNRDDLSFLYCETSVSSTLELDDSNKQGHGALRLSSRGSEHVFAETVQTTGLVCEGNSKSSSDANANETSSTQELLENQSDCFFSIDDKTTSSCSMENGVLTETYSQMITLQPVYASAEDIESPRIFTISTSQAVVEKTLCGADQISKCEPPVKHVVDPIQLNMLTSEISEEEQLLFGDFDDFNPSSVRHLEEPISPDYNEKEGDPPCLQVQTEEVNDSFIPGTMLGSSENKSFQVKLSDDNLSRKLRTVSSHIDIPATSIRSKEVSRIARSLPNMLADNNNILSNANKDEVSDIQSSKSEQMAKDTKSMEELKNEMTNPAIDTTKRKIGIEDGEDLPKRKVTKKKTRLITPTSEQLASLNLNGGRNSIVFTFSTPMLGKQQVDARIYLWKWDTRVVISDVDGTITRSDLLGQFMPLVGVDWSQTGVAHLFSAIKENGYQLLFLSARAISQAYNTRQFLLNLKQDGKVLPEGPVVISPDGLFPSLYREVVRRAPHEFKIACLEEDYNSWNYWKLPPPAIDI